Proteins from a genomic interval of Nocardioides jishulii:
- a CDS encoding DUF5703 family protein has protein sequence MAPAQRTLGRGVEWEFDTVVYPSDFSRNAVRRLLVERAETGGWELSRLRIRPDGSRAVVLKRKIIRQRSTFFLL, from the coding sequence ATGGCTCCCGCGCAACGCACCCTGGGTCGTGGGGTGGAGTGGGAGTTCGACACGGTCGTCTACCCGAGTGACTTCAGCCGCAACGCGGTCCGGCGCCTGCTCGTGGAACGGGCCGAGACGGGTGGCTGGGAGCTGTCCCGGTTGAGGATCAGGCCCGACGGCAGCCGCGCCGTCGTGCTCAAGCGCAAGATCATCCGGCAGCGTTCCACGTTCTTCCTGCTCTGA
- the map gene encoding type I methionyl aminopeptidase, with protein sequence MIEILNSPRFPRARAAGALVADILQELRRRAVVGTNLLELDAVAESMIRNAGGVSCYVDYEPSFGRGPFGHYVCTSVNDAVLHGLPHDYALRDGDLLSLDLAVQLDGVVADSAISLVVGTGTTPEKEKLIDVTQRALAAAIEVAGPSARIGDLAHAIGAVLTADGYRVNTDFGGHGVGTTMHQDPHVPNIGRPGRGYKLRPGLLLALEPWVMTDTDELVTDDDGWTLRSATGCLTAHAEHTVLITEDGAEIMTLPSNG encoded by the coding sequence ATGATCGAGATCCTGAACAGCCCGCGGTTCCCCCGTGCCCGCGCCGCCGGCGCGCTGGTGGCCGACATCCTCCAGGAGCTGCGCCGTCGTGCTGTGGTGGGCACCAACCTGCTCGAGCTCGACGCGGTGGCCGAGTCGATGATCCGCAACGCGGGCGGGGTCTCCTGCTACGTCGACTACGAGCCGTCGTTCGGCCGCGGGCCCTTCGGGCACTACGTCTGCACCTCCGTCAACGACGCGGTCCTCCACGGCCTCCCCCACGACTACGCCCTGCGCGACGGTGACCTGCTCTCCCTCGACCTGGCCGTCCAGCTCGACGGCGTCGTCGCCGACTCGGCCATCAGCCTCGTCGTCGGGACGGGGACCACTCCTGAGAAGGAGAAGCTCATCGACGTCACCCAGCGGGCGTTGGCGGCAGCCATCGAGGTGGCCGGTCCCTCGGCGCGCATCGGTGACCTGGCCCACGCCATCGGTGCGGTGCTCACCGCCGACGGCTACCGCGTGAACACCGACTTCGGTGGTCACGGCGTCGGCACGACGATGCACCAGGACCCGCACGTGCCCAACATCGGCCGCCCCGGACGTGGCTACAAGCTGCGCCCCGGCCTCCTGCTCGCCCTTGAGCCGTGGGTCATGACCGACACCGACGAGCTCGTCACCGACGACGACGGGTGGACCCTGCGGAGCGCGACCGGCTGCCTCACCGCGCACGCCGAGCACACCGTGCTCATCACCGAGGACGGCGCAGAGATCATGACGTTGCCCAGCAACGGCTGA
- a CDS encoding M20/M25/M40 family metallo-hydrolase: MSASPSSVQHDPADEVVDLCRDLIRIDTSNYGDDSGPGERMAAEHVAALLDEVGIESQMIEDTAGRTSLVARWGGSEGDGLLLHGHLDVVPAQKEDWTHDPFAGEIADGYLWGRGAVDMKDFDAILLSVVRARARAGRVPSRPIALCFTADEEAGGHKGAEVVIRDHAALVDDCTEAVGEVGGFTTTVRGQRIYLVEAAERGMAWMRLKARGTAGHGSMINHDNAVTTLAAAVARVGAHEWPVRLTPAMEVLLAAVGQIAGVAATPDNAQELVDEFESSALMLGAVLRNTANPTMLDAGYKVNVIPSEATAHLDGRFLPGYEDEFFATLDDLLGPDVQREFVSHQKPWESPVDGDLMRAMTRSILAEDPDGIVAPYLMSAGTDAKHFTKLGMTTYGFAPLRLPADLDFGSLFHGVDERVPVDALEFGARVFDRFLDEA, from the coding sequence ATGTCCGCCTCACCCAGCAGTGTCCAGCACGACCCCGCCGATGAGGTCGTGGACCTGTGCCGCGACCTGATCCGCATCGACACGTCCAACTACGGGGACGACTCCGGACCCGGCGAGCGGATGGCCGCCGAGCACGTCGCTGCCCTGCTCGACGAGGTCGGGATCGAGAGCCAGATGATCGAGGACACGGCCGGGCGCACCTCGTTGGTCGCGCGCTGGGGAGGCTCGGAGGGTGACGGACTCCTGCTGCACGGCCACCTCGACGTGGTGCCCGCGCAGAAGGAGGACTGGACCCACGATCCCTTCGCCGGTGAGATCGCCGACGGCTACCTCTGGGGCCGGGGCGCGGTGGACATGAAGGACTTCGACGCCATCCTGCTCTCCGTGGTCCGTGCACGCGCCCGGGCGGGCCGGGTGCCGTCGCGGCCGATCGCGCTCTGCTTCACCGCCGACGAGGAGGCCGGTGGCCACAAGGGCGCCGAGGTGGTCATCCGCGACCACGCCGCCCTCGTCGACGACTGCACGGAGGCCGTGGGGGAGGTCGGGGGCTTCACCACGACCGTCCGCGGTCAGCGGATCTACCTCGTCGAGGCCGCCGAGCGCGGTATGGCGTGGATGCGCCTGAAGGCTCGCGGCACCGCCGGCCACGGCTCGATGATCAACCACGACAACGCCGTGACCACCCTGGCTGCTGCCGTGGCCCGGGTGGGTGCCCACGAGTGGCCGGTGCGGCTGACCCCCGCGATGGAGGTGCTCCTGGCAGCCGTGGGGCAGATCGCCGGCGTGGCGGCCACCCCCGACAACGCCCAGGAGCTGGTCGACGAGTTCGAGTCATCGGCCCTCATGCTCGGCGCGGTCCTGCGCAACACCGCCAACCCGACCATGCTCGACGCCGGCTACAAGGTGAACGTCATCCCGTCGGAGGCCACCGCGCACCTGGACGGCAGGTTCCTGCCCGGCTACGAGGACGAGTTCTTCGCGACCCTCGACGACCTCCTCGGTCCCGACGTGCAGCGCGAGTTCGTCAGCCACCAGAAGCCGTGGGAGTCGCCCGTGGACGGCGACCTGATGCGGGCGATGACCCGCTCGATCCTGGCCGAGGACCCGGACGGGATCGTCGCCCCCTACCTGATGAGCGCGGGCACGGACGCCAAGCACTTCACCAAGCTGGGGATGACCACGTACGGCTTCGCCCCGCTGCGCCTACCAGCCGACCTCGACTTCGGCTCCCTCTTCCACGGCGTCGACGAACGCGTGCCGGTGGACGCGCTCGAGTTCGGCGCCCGCGTGTTCGACCGCTTCCTCGATGAGGCGTGA